A genomic segment from Aspergillus chevalieri M1 DNA, chromosome 7, nearly complete sequence encodes:
- a CDS encoding GABA permease GabA (COG:E;~EggNog:ENOG410PIX6;~InterPro:IPR002293;~PFAM:PF00324,PF13520;~TransMembrane:11 (i24-47o59-81i93-111o117-139i151-168o180-197i258-282o302-324i363-381o387-409i421-447o);~go_component: GO:0016020 - membrane [Evidence IEA];~go_function: GO:0022857 - transmembrane transporter activity [Evidence IEA];~go_process: GO:0055085 - transmembrane transport [Evidence IEA]) has translation MDKVHGDDAQLAAMGHRAELKRNFSMLSMLGLAFAILNSWTALSTSLSLSLPSGGCVSVVWGLITAGLCNLCIATSLAEFLSAYPTAGGQYHWVAVAWERWMPILSWITGWANVSGWVALTATGGLLGSELVIGVISLMHPTYESERWHQFLIYIAYNVIAFIINALMNSALPLFTKSAFIWSLTGFTVICITVLACSSPDFNSGKFVFGQFINQTGWPDGIAWLLGLLQGGLGVTGYDGVAHMIEEIPNPSVVGPRIMIGCVVIGIVTGSIFLIVLLFVAGDIDTIINSSAGPLLAIFKHATSNNAGAICLLIFPLVCMLFTTTSIMTTSSRMVYAFARDGGLPASPFFSSVHSKLKVPLNALYFTVVLVIIFGCIFLGSSSAFNAIVSASVVMLDIAYGIPIAVNCLRGRNMLPERQFVLPNVVGWILNIVCFLFLFLSFFFMYYGKVANYSGLSCLYFSDYRALPVPA, from the exons ATGGATAAGGTGCATGGTGATGATGCTCAATTGGCTGCTATGGGCCATAGGGCCGAattgaagcgcaatttctcGATGCT GTCGATGCTGGGGTTGGCTTTTGCTATTTTGAAT TCATGGACAGCCCTGTCTACAAGTTTATCACTGAGTTTGCCTTCCGGAGGGTGTGTCAGTGTTGTCTGGG GTCTTATTACAGCGGGTCTCTGTAATCTGTGTATAGCGACGTCGCTGGCTGAGTTTCTTTCGGCTTATCCTAC CGCTGGCGGACAGTATCATTGGGTTGCAG TCGCCTGGGAGAGGTGGATGCCGATTCTTTCGTGGATCACTGGCTGGGCCAATGTTTCCGGATGG GTCGCCCTGACTGCTACCGGTGGGCTGCTGGGCAGCGAACTGGTTATTGGTGTCATTTCCTTGATGCATCCG ACATATGAATCCGAACGGTGGCATCAATTCCTGATTTACATTGCGTATAACGTTATCGCTTTTATTATTAACGCGCTTATGAACTCTGCGCTTCCCTTGTTTACGAAGAGCGCCT TCATTTGGTCCCTTACTGGGTTTACCGTTATTTGCATTACCGTCCTGGCATGTTCTTCGCCGGACTTTAACTCGGGGAAGTTCGTCTTCGGCCAGTTTATCAACCAGACAGGCT GGCCCGATGGTATCGCTTGGTTACTTGGA CTTCTTCAAGGTGGACTCGGAGTCACTGGATAT GATGGCGTCGCCCACATGATCGAAG AAATCCCCAACCCTTCCGTCGTCGGACCCCGGATCATGATCGGCTGCGTTGTTATTGGTATCGTTACCGGCTCGATCTTCTTGATtgtcctcctcttcgtcgcTGGAGACATTGATACCATCATCAACTCCTCTGCGGGACCGTTGCTGGCGATTTTCAAACACGCGACGAGCAACAATGCCGGTGCTATTTGCTTGCTTAT TTTCCCTCTCGTGTGCATGCTTTTCACAACCACCAGTATCATGACCACAAGCAGTCGGATGGTCTACGCCTTCGCAAG AGACGGCGGCCTCCCCGCATCCCCCTTCTTCTCCAGCGTCCACTCGAAGCTCAAAGTCCCTCTCAACGCACTATACTTCACCGTCGTCCTGGTCATCATCTTCGGCTGCATTTTCCTCGGCTCGTCTAGCGCTTTCAATGCCATTGTCTCTGCTTCCGTCGTTATGTTGGATATTGCGTACGGTATCCCGATTGCAGTGAACTGTCTACGGGGACGGAATATGCTTCCGGAAAGACAATTCGTTCTTCCTAATGTCGTTGGATGGATTCTTAATATCGTatgtttccttttcctttttctttctttttttttcatgtACTATGGGAAGGTTGCTAACTATTCAGGTCTCTCTTGTTTATATTTCTCTGACTACCGTGCTCTTCCTGTTCCCGCCTGA
- a CDS encoding aegerolysin family protein (COG:S;~EggNog:ENOG410Q2ZQ;~InterPro:IPR009413;~PFAM:PF06355;~go_process: GO:0019836 - hemolysis by symbiont of host erythrocytes [Evidence IEA]), producing MDSSQWVSIHIRDRLEKGEISIKDSFLYEGSFHSPTDKSLPLTEDDIDNLTIPSYGIGEVCARGRRGSEGWMDLFHGDGKICELYWDNRDKKPVNKFEVSGVDSAKYKIECSGWSPQAGPMGHVFIDIEAAKAKAAEAAAKEKAV from the exons atGGATTCCTCACAATGGGTCTCGATTCACATCAGGGATCGTCTGGAGAAGGGCGAGATTTCCATCAAGGATTCCTTTCTATATGA AGGATCCTTTCACTCTCCCACCGACAAATCCCTCCCCCTCACCGAGGACGACATCGACAACCTCACCATCCCCTCCTACGGCATCGGCGAGGTGTGCGCCCGCGGCCGCCGCGGCAGCGAAGGCTGGATGGACTTGTTTCACGGCGATGGCAAGATATGCGAACTGTACTGGGACAATCGGGACAAGAAACCGGTTAACAAGTTTGAGGTGTCGGGGGTTGATAGCGCGAAGTACAAGATTGAGTGTAGTGGATGGAGTCCGCAGGCCGGACCGATGGGACATGTGTTTATTGATATTGAGGCTGCGAAGGCGAAGGCTGCTGAGGCTGCTGCTAAGGAGAAAGCGGTTTGA
- a CDS encoding questin oxidase family protein (COG:S;~EggNog:ENOG410PHW6;~InterPro:IPR025337;~PFAM:PF14027;~go_function: GO:0016491 - oxidoreductase activity [Evidence IEA]) yields MLQFSFSLPRIFPLWEKSQFKIPPPKIHDIENAPEKPTRALKYLIKLNHANHAILFHERKSHNHIPHLLSSAWIQGADADELHRLYETECLVMEPWVDSPGEVSLDDWRDFLGRREYQRAFVNYFEDELVRHGYDWKEVVNEYLFSGEQPLFNSLITDLGHPLIHLSYAFEFSSRELAMEALGLAATTYSPIHKYLSDPVYTQTESSYHTSSLFDILSRVRTDIRFRGLFGTPGNENIEKIFATREDALIDHWNAWKFEGDAVTRFRETQEVATALLLGTHADGSEEYDFFFLHVLSTSHAVRILLPLIPAKFQLALVRQWWLLTLSVYIAQLRPEIHVDRIRDVELKDRDWKWVARMALKGEKKDAHYVKALRMLREAAGTWKDEEGYYLRAAVRFAEEFIGWGGFV; encoded by the exons ATGCTCCAattctccttctcccttcCTCGCATCTTCCCTCTCTGGGAAAAATCGCAATTCAAAATTCCACCCCCAAAAATCCACGACATCGAGAACGCGCCCGAGAAGCCCACCCGTGCATTAAAGTACCTGATTAAGTTGAACCATGCCAATCATGCCATTTTGTTCCATGAGCGGAAGTCTCATAACCACATTCCTCAC TTACTGAGTTCGGCGTGGATACAAGGTGCTGATGCGGACGAGTTGCATCGGTTGTATGAGACTGAGTGTTTGGTGATGGAGCCGTGGGTTGATTCGCCGGGGGAGGTTAGTTTGGATGATTGGAGGGATTTtctggggaggaggga ATATCAACGGGCATTCGTGAACTACTTTGAAGACGAACTTGTCCGGCACGGATATGACTGGAAAGAAGTGGTTAATGAATACCTCTTCTCCGGAGAGCAACCTCTGTTCAACTCTCTCATCACAGACC TCGGCCACCCCCTAATCCATCTATCCTACGCTTTCGAATTCTCCAGCCGTGAACTCGCCATGGAAGCCCTAGGTCTCGCAGCAACAACCTACAGCCCAATCCACAAATATCTCTCCGACCCCGTCTACACCCAAACAGAATCCTCCTACCACACGTCCTCCCTCTTCGACATCCTGTCCCGCGTGCGCACCGACATACGCTTCCGCGGGCTCTTCGGCACCCCAGGAAATGAGAACATCGAGAAGATCTTTGCCACCCGCGAAGACGCACTAATCGACCACTGGAATGCATGGAAGTTCGAGGGGGACGCTGTTACGCGGTTCCGGGAGACGCAGGAAGTTGCTACAGCATTACTACTTGGCACGCATGCGGATGGCTCGGAGGAGTatgatttcttctttctgcATGTTTTAAGCACCAGCCACGCTGTCCGCATCTTACTCCCTCTGATCCCAGCCAAGTTCCAACTCGCACTCGTCCGGCAGTGGTGGCTCCTTACACTATCCGTGTACATCGCCCAACTACGCCCCGAAATCCACGTTGACCGCATCCGGGACGTCGAGCTTAAGGACAGGGACTGGAAATGGGTGGCTAGGATGGCGCTTAagggggagaagaaggatgcgCATTATGTTAAGGcgttgaggatgttgagggAGGCGGCGGGGACttggaaggatgaggaggggtaTTATCTCAGGGCGGCAGTTAGGTTTGCGGAAGAGTTTATTGGATGGGGTGGGTTTGTTTAG
- a CDS encoding uncharacterized protein (COG:S;~EggNog:ENOG410PN20), producing MPSAVVTGATVLSCTICSKIPHMKESFSLSRSNPGYESPKIKHATLDLQASADEMAKELADVSAEHVFFCAYLARGDPGEAARVNSAMLGNFIRALEVSGAVKKLKRFILTCGFKQYGVHLGHPKQPLLESDPPLENGFGGIAWQTNFYYDQQRILAEAAARGNWEWVATYPEDVLGYAKGNFMNEASALGLSTKRSQALNFLFLAAARITLPSIAGLRPICTPSSAFGPRAAHAQGTTRST from the exons ATGCCGTCCGCAGTTGTCACTGGCGCCACCG TGCTATCGTGCACCATCTGCTCAAAGATTCCTCATATGAAAGAATCTTTTTCGCTTTCCCGCAGTAATCCCGGATACGAAAGCCCCAAGATTAAGCATGCCACCCTCGATCTCCAAGCATCGGCCGATGAAATGGCCAAAGAGCTGGCCGACGTCTCAGCAGAGCATGTCTTCTTCTGCGCCTATCTGGCCCGGGGCGATCCCGGCGAGGCCGCCCGGGTAAACAGCGCGATGCTTGGCAACTTTATCCGCGCCCTTGAAGTCTCGGGCGCCGTCAAGAAACTGAAACGGTTCATCCTGACCTGCGGCTTCAAGCAGTACGGCGTGCACCTCGGTCACCCCAAGCAACCGCTGCTGGAAAGTGATCCTCCCTTGGAGAATGGCTTTGGGGGAATTGCCTGGCAGACGAACTTCTACTATGACCAGCAGCGGATCCTTGCTGAGGCTGCGGCCAGAGGAAATTGGGAGTGGGTGGCTACGTACCCCGAAGACGTTCTGGGATACGCCAAGGGCAACTTCATGAACGAAGCAAGCGCCCTTGGCTTGTCAACAAAGCGCTCCCAGGCTCTGAACTTCCTTTTCCTGGCTGCCGCGCGAATTACTTTGCCTTCAATTGCTGGACTTCGGCCAATCTGCACGCCAAGTTCTGCCTTTGGGCCGCGAGCAGCCCACGCGCAGGGAACAACGCGTTCAACGTAA
- a CDS encoding uncharacterized protein (COG:S;~EggNog:ENOG410PN20): MRSKHPLAAHATHLGLFSDPLLQQSPTLHLQVVPEKWAKREDVNEAWAKLREKYSLDQKAWDKATWDFLTFVLGRDWSCVGSMSKARELGWTGYADTWTELVDTFETLEKEGVLPPVEQLKQDF; the protein is encoded by the coding sequence ATGAGGAGTAAACACCCTCTGGCCGCTCACGCTACCCACTTGGGACTTTTTTCAGACCCGCTTCTGCAGCAGAGCCCAACGCTGCATCTTCAAGTCGTCCCAGAGAAATGGGCCAAGCGCGAGGACGTCAACGAGGCATGGGCAAAGCTACGGGAAAAGTACAGCCTCGACCAAAAGGCGTGGGACAAGGCTACCTGGGACTTCTTGACCTTTGTTCTGGGCCGCGATTGGAGCTGCGTTGGGAGTATGAGTAAGGCTCGGGAGCTGGGATGGACTGGATATGCAGATACTTGGACCGAACTTGTAGATACCTTTGAGACCTTGGAAAAGGAGGGAGTTCTACCACcggttgagcagctcaagCAGGATTTTTAG
- a CDS encoding uncharacterized protein (COG:S;~EggNog:ENOG410PPYX;~InterPro:IPR001077,IPR036388,IPR016461,IPR029063, IPR036390;~PFAM:PF00891;~go_function: GO:0008168 - methyltransferase activity [Evidence IEA];~go_function: GO:0008171 - O-methyltransferase activity [Evidence IEA]) — MGSIGPVTDSIQQELEQLIVASRRYQEQPPGLENYEARGDLLVKATRLVHTIRGPADMLFGQFENMTNIGAIRTLLEAGVFHAIPTGGKSASAVEIAAKTGVDKNIIVRLMRAVTPLGPFREVAEEEYAHTPFSEIYLVPQMAAVYNLMMDEYCPAMLRNHEFLQQHSWQNNYGVRHNPYSLVHDCEGKTIFEHVSESPKRLTRFNDAMRAADSALVTVGLYPFAEELGDLASDDGVTVVDVGGGRGHILRQIMQTARELKGRFILQDQAGVIEDNGKEIEKDGIEAMAHDFFKPQPVKGALVYYIRRCLHDWPDEPESREILQNLAASMDREKSRVLITEYIVPEVGSTMSIAWMDHTMMTFGGVERTEKDWARLLDISGLRLVKVWRAKGVPVGVVEARLK; from the exons ATGGGCAGTATCGGACCTGTAACCGATTCTATTCAACAGGAACTCGAACAACTTATCGTTGCTAGCAGGAGATATCAAGAGCAACCACCCGGTCTTGAAAACTATGAGGCGAGAGGCGACCTTTTGGTTAAAGCAACTCGCCTAGTTCACACTATCCGAGGTCCGGCAGACATGCTTTTTGGACAATTCGAGAAT ATGACCAATATCGGAGCAATCCGAACTCTGCTTGAGGCTGGCGTTTTTCATGCCATTCCGACTGGAGGTAAAAGCGCCTCGGCTGTGGAAATTGCAGCAAAGACTGGTGTGGACAAGAATATTATAG TACGACTCATGCGTGCAGTCACTCCATTGGGACCATTCCGTGAAGTCGCTGAAGAGGAATATGCGCACACTCCCTTTTCAGAAATCTATTTGGTTCCTCAAATGGCGGCAGTGTACAACCTCAT GATGGACGAATACTGCCCCGCCATGCTCCGAAATCATGAATTCCTCCAGCAACACTCCTGGCAAAACAATTACGGCGTGCGCCACAATCCTTACTCTCTAGTCCATGATTGCGAAGGAAAAACCATCTTCGAACACGTATCTGAGTCCCCGAAGCGGCTTACCCGCTTCAACGACGCGATGCGGGCAGCGGATTCGGCGCTGGTGACCGTTGGTCTCTACCCTTTTGCGGAGGAATTGGGTGATCTAGCCAGTGACGATGGGGTCACGGTTGTTGATGTGGGTGGCGGTCGCGGCCATATTCTTCGGCAGATTATGCAGACCGCACGTGAGCTTAAGGGGAGGTTTATTTTGCAGGATCAGGCGGGTGTGATTGAGGATAATGGGAAGGAGATAGAAAAGGATGGAATCGAGGCTATGGCGCATGATTTCTTCAAGCCCCAACCGGTTAAAG GCGCCCTGGTCTACTATATCCGACGTTGTCTCCACGACTGGCCTGACGAGCCTGAATCCCGCGAAATTCTCCAGAACCTCGCTGCGTCCATGGACCGCGAAAAGTCCCGAGTCTTGATTACGGAGTATATCGTCCCAGAAGTCGGGTCGACGATGTCCATTGCGTGGATGGACCATACCATGATGACCTTTGGGGGCGTGGAGCGCACGGAGAAGGATTGGGCGAGGCTTCTTGATATTTCGGGGTTGAGATTAGTCAAGGTGTGGAGGGCTAAGGGGGTGCCGGTGGGCGTTGTCGAGGCGAGGTTGAAATAG
- a CDS encoding putative integral membrane protein (Pth11) (COG:S;~EggNog:ENOG410PQ8Y;~TransMembrane:7 (o30-50i71-92o112-131i143-167o187-208i220-247o259-279i)), with protein sequence MDPSKTPAAPPPPGVTPNFTNPSGSEYDTYSISIALCATASIALLARLYTRTFVLRVFGLDDVCCIFGQSCAWIFAALSIANIKNGYGVHIWDLHLDKLTPFKKYDIAEEDVYALGVWFVKTSILLFYLRLSPDKRFRQMTYAIMIFVAVYSLLSILLFTLGCKPVAATWDVSLMSKAKCIDQMAFVYANAAFNIFSDVITLILPIKLCWTLQTSLKQKFLLLVVLTMGSFACIVAIIRIVTMMPFIHSNDFTWFKVTIAKWCMVEINVGIICACLPVLRPIIVQTFPRLFSSYHQSGDNYTPASDGSYGLDSSSKKKRVVSWNHLTTIGNTQLTTTNRGGDFDSESVQAIVMHNKTEHESGQQGITKSTEMDITYRDDRF encoded by the exons ATGGACCCAAGCAAAACCCCAGCAGCACCTCCTCCGCCTGGTGTGACGCCCAACTTTACCAATCCATCGGGCTCCGAGTATGACACTTACTCCATTAGTATCGCCTTATGTGCAACAGCGAGCATTGCCTTGCTTGCCCGCTTATACACTCGGACCTTTGTTCTGCGTGTCTTCGGTCTGGATGATG TTTGTTGTATTTTCGGACAGAGTTGTGCATGGATCTTCGCAGCCTTGAGCATCGCCA ATATCAAAAATGGATACGGTGTACACATCTGGGACCTCCATCTGGACAAGCTCACCCCATTCAAGAAG TACGACATTGCGGAAGAAGACGTCTACGCCCTAGGCGTCTGGTTTGTCAAGACCTCCATCCTACTTTTCTACCTCCGACTCAGCCCCGACAAGCGCTTCCGGCAGATGACCTACGCCATCATGATCTTCGTCGCTGTATACAGTCTCCTCAGTATTCTCCTCTTTACCTTGGGATGTAAACCTGTTGCTGCGACGTGGGATGTCTCCCTCATGAGCAAGGCCAAGTGTATCGACCAGATGGCATTCGTCTACGCCAATGCTGCATTTAATATATTCTCCGATGTTATTACCTTGATCCTGCCGATCAAGTTATGTTGGACTTTGCAGACGAGCTTGAAGCAGAAATTCCTGCTACTGGTTGTATTGACTATGGGCTCCTT CGCCTGCATCGTTGCCATAATCCGAATCGTGACCATGATGCCCTTCATCCACAGCAACGACTTTACATGGTTCAAGGTGACAATTGCAAAATGGTG TATGGTCGAAATAAATGTCGGTATAATCTGCGCGTGCCTTCCCGTCCTGCGACCGATCATTGTTCAGACCTTCCCACGTCTCTTCAGCAGCTACCACCAGAGTGGTGATAACTACACCCCGGCTAGCGATGGCAGCTATGGACTGGACTCGTCtagcaagaaaaagagagttGTTTCTTGGAACCATCTGACCACGATTGGGAACACTCAGTTGACGACTACCAACCGTGGGGGCGACTTTGATTCGGAAAGTGTCCAGGCGATTGTTATGCACAACAAAACTGAACATGAATCTGGACAGCAAGGTATCACAAAGTCGACGGAGATGGACATCACATATAGAGATGATCGTTTTTAA
- a CDS encoding uncharacterized protein (COG:S;~EggNog:ENOG410PY9H;~InterPro:IPR025951;~PFAM:PF14231) produces the protein MTSAQEQYTQLIQTPGRVDPSTLSAIFDQLDPIKPEQLLGDWNGGFFDTGHPVANTLKEINWVGKSFTSIDHVDPVVVEENGCRVSWGKWGFASVSLPEQSVHHTMPRQAIKS, from the exons ATGACTTC TGCGCAAGAACAATATACCCAACTTATTCAAACCCCCGGTCGAGTCGACCCATCGACTCTAAGTGCCATATTCGACCAGCTGGACCCAATCAAACCGGAACAACTCTTGGGTGACTGGAACGGTGGCTTCTTTGACACTGGCCATCCAGTCGCAAACACGCTCAAAGAGATCAACTGGGTTGGCAAGTCCTTCACTTCTATTGATCATGTGGACCCGGTGGTCGTCGAAGAGAATGGTTGCCGTGTCAGTTGGGGAAAATGGGGATTTGCCAGCGTGAGTCTGCCAGAGCAATCTGTTCATCATACCATGCCTAGACAAGCCATTAAATCATGA
- a CDS encoding NADH:flavin oxidoreductase/NADH oxidase (COG:C;~EggNog:ENOG410Q2DB;~InterPro:IPR044152,IPR001155,IPR013785;~PFAM:PF00724;~go_function: GO:0003824 - catalytic activity [Evidence IEA];~go_function: GO:0003959 - NADPH dehydrogenase activity [Evidence IEA];~go_function: GO:0010181 - FMN binding [Evidence IEA];~go_function: GO:0016491 - oxidoreductase activity [Evidence IEA];~go_function: GO:0050661 - NADP binding [Evidence IEA];~go_process: GO:0055114 - oxidation-reduction process [Evidence IEA]): MTNWPDIPTTPAEGISFFTPAKSPTAGTARNPQSSGKPIPKLFQPLTIRGQTFHNRLGLAPMCQYSADDGHMTPWHSAHYGGIAQRGPGMMIIEATGVVPEGRITPGCVGLWKDTQIAPIRSVIEFAHSQGQKIGIQLAHAGRKASTLPPWLGGGTATNAVGGWVDNVKAPSAIPFASGDIIPKAMTEADITEVKEAWIASTKRALAAGADFIEIHNAHGYLLSSFLSPLSNQRTDKYGGSFENRIRLSLEIAQLTRDTVGPNMPVFLRVSATDWLETNEQGWKNEDTVKFAEALAVQGAVDLIDISSGGVHSAQKVKSGPAFQVPFAAAVKKAVGDRMLVAAVGMINNGNLAEEILNENELDVILVGRAFQRDTGLAWHFAKDLDVEIAMAAQIRWGFTSSRNASEYIQPNSMKASIFD; encoded by the exons ATGACGAATTGGCCAGATATTCCTACGACACCGGCCGAAGGCATCTCGTTCTTCACTCCTGCGAAAAGTCCTACGGCTGGCACAGCGCGGAATCCCCAATCAAGCGGGAAGCCGATTCCTAAACTGTTCCAGCCGTTGACCATCAGAGGACAAACATTTCATAACCGGCTGGGT CTCGCGCCCATGTGTCAATACAGCGCTGATGACGGCCACATGACTCCATGGCATTCGGCTCATTACGGTGGAATTGCGCAGCGCGGCCCGGGGATGATGATTATCGAAGCCACCGGCGTTGTGCCTGAAGGTCGGATCACGCCTGGCTGCGTCGGGCTGTGGAAGGACACGCAGATCGCCCCAATCAGATCCGTTATTGAATTCGCACACAGCCAGGGCCAAAAGATCGGTATTCAATTGGCCCATGCCGGCCGCAAGGCTTCCACTTTGCCCCCTTGGCTGGGCGGAGGCACTGCAACCAATGCTGTTGGCGGCTGGGTGGACAATGTCAAGGCACCCAGTGCCATCCCCTTCGCCTCGGGGGATATCATACCCAAGGCCATGACCGAAGCGGACATTACTGAAGTCAAAGAGGCATGGATTGCTTCTACCAAGCGTGCTCTGGCGGCAGGGGCTGATTTCATTGAGATCCATAATGCGCATGGATACCTGCTTTCCTCTTTCCTGAGTCCCTTGTCGAATCAGCGGACAGATAAGTATGGTGGGAGCTTTGAGAATCGCATCCGGCTCTCCCTGGAAATTGCCCAGTTGACCCGTGACACTGTCGGTCCCAATATGCCCGTCTTCTTGCGTGTTTCAGCTACCGACTGGCTGGAGACAAACGAACAAGGGTGGAAGAACGAGGATACAGTCAAGTTTGCTGAGGCTCTGGCTGTACAGGGCGCGGTGGATCTTATCGATATTAGCAGTGGTGGTGTACACAGTGCGCAGAAGGTGAAATCCGGTCCAGCGTTTCAGGTTCCCTTTGCTGCTGCAGTCAAGAAGGCAGTTGGTGATAGGATGTTGGTTGCCGCTGTTGGGATGATCAACAATGGAAACTTGGCTGAGGAGATTCTTAATGAGAACGAACTCGATGTGATTCTGGTTGGGCGAGCGTTTCAGCGTGATACAGGACTGGCATGGCATTTTGCAAAGGACTTGGACGTCGAGATTGCCATGGCTGCGCAAATTCGCTGGGGATTTACCAGTTCTCGAAATGCATCTGAATACATCCAGCCCAATTCTATGAAGGCATCTATCTTTGACTAG
- a CDS encoding lysoplasmalogenase (COG:S;~EggNog:ENOG410PT6R;~InterPro:IPR012506;~PFAM:PF07947;~TransMembrane:8 (o6-29i41-58o64-83i104-125o131-155i176-193o205-227i239-259o);~go_component: GO:0016021 - integral component of membrane [Evidence IEA]): MPSTKMSAYLSISPPACYLLLGSLPLLVLSEYKSRSYYGTALFKMLSSAAFLSGPLLTSMDWTPYRRLITIGLLFSMLGDFFLIPSRGEFFDSGSKSQERQVPISFHLGVVAFAAAHIAYIIAFLRDARENSWGVFITVFIATLLLAKWLGVIYPPSHSSTGVNVLDLAIAKDMKPLVFIYAVIISLMFAAASSTTPLTISSSWVYQRVLGAGMFVVSDIFVAVTAFRRYTAPVQRGWVQIAVGYGLYFWGQMIIAGMVEA; this comes from the coding sequence ATGCCTTCAACCAAGATGTCTGCATACCTCTCCATCTCTCCTCCGGCATGCTACCTCCTCCTGGGATCCCTACCGTTGCTAGTCCTATCGGAATACAAATCCAGGTCTTATTATGGAACAGCCCTGTTTAAGATGCTCTCCTCAGCCGCTTTCCTGAGCGGCCCTCTTCTAACATCAATGGACTGGACTCCCTACCGCCGTCTCATCACTATCGGCCTTCTGTTCTCCATGCTTGGCGACTTCTTTTTAATCCCCTCTCGTGGTGAATTTTTCGACTCGGGCTCCAAATCCCAAGAGAGACAAGTGCCAATTTCCTTCCATTTAGGCGTTGTCGCCTTCGCGGCCGCTCATATAGCCTATATCATAGCCTTCCTTCGGGATGCGCGCGAAAATTCATGGGGGGTCTTTATAACCGTATTCATCGCTACTCTGCTCCTCGCAAAATGGCTTGGCGTGATCTACCCACCGTCGCATTCCTCAACTGGAGTAAATGTGCTTGACCTCGCTATCGCCAAGGACATGAAGCCGTTGGTTTTTATATATGCTGTTATCATTAGCTTGAtgtttgctgctgcttcttcgACGACCCCGTTGACAATTTCATCCAGCTGGGTTTATCAGCGAGTCTTGGGGGCTGGAATGTTTGTCGTGAGCGATATTTTTGTGGCAGTGACTGCATTTCGGAGATATACTGCACCAGTGCAGCGTGGTTGGGTTCAGATAGCTGTTGGATATGGGCTTTATTTCTGGGGGCAGATGATTATAGCGGGAATGGTGGAAGCATAG